One genomic region from Vitis riparia cultivar Riparia Gloire de Montpellier isolate 1030 chromosome 17, EGFV_Vit.rip_1.0, whole genome shotgun sequence encodes:
- the LOC117905120 gene encoding MLO-like protein 12, giving the protein MAGDEETTTTTTTATLETTSTWAVASVCFILIALSILIEHALHLLAKYFNKKRRSSLIHALNNVKSELMLLGFVSLLLTVCQKSIAKICIPRSVGETFLPCKTLTESDSEEETKCEEQGKMSLLSRQGVEELQYLIFVLAFFHSLYCVLTFGLGMAKMKKWESWEAETRTLEYQFTNDPRRFRLIHQTSFGKQHLRYWSEHRILRWPACFIRQFYPSVSKVDYFTLRHGFIMAHFAEGSNYDFQKYIKRALEKDFGVVVGGSFWVWSFSMLFVFFNAQVFYNYLWLPFIPLVMLLLVGTKLQGIITKMCLDSHDKALVVRGTLLVRPSDHFFWFGKPELLLHLMHFILFQNSFQLAFFIWTWYKFGFRSCFHDTTEDIVIRLVMGVLVQLLCGYVTLPLYALVTQMGTSMRTIVFTEGVVEGLNRWRRKAKKNIARRNNHSARPSLDASLDNSPSFNTLDTSFSVDLDQPSSDAGYLTVEISDEETVATKRPEPRQKLGSFEGFDSCKTS; this is encoded by the exons ATGGCTGGCGACGAGGagacgacgacgacgacgacgacAGCAACACTTGAAACAACGTCCACTTGGGCTGTTGCCTCTGTTTGCTTCATTTTGATTGCACTCTCCATACTTATTGAGCATGCCCTCCATCTCTTAGCCAAG TACTTCAACAAGAAGCGGAGGAGCTCTCTCATTCATGCTCTTAACAACGTCAAATCGG AGTTGATGCTCTTGGGGTTCGTATCTTTGTTGCTGACTGTGTGCCAAAAGTCTATTGCGAAGATTTGTATCCCAAGGAGCGTAGGTGAAACTTTTCTTCCCTGCAAGACCTTGACAGAAAGTGATTCAGAAGAAGAAACCAAATGCGAAGAGCAG GGAAAGATGTCTTTGTTGTCTAGACAAGGCGTGGAGGAACTACAGTACTTAATTTTCGTGCTGGCCTTCTTCCATTCGCTCTACTGCGTCCTCACATTCGGTCTTGGGATGGCCAAG ATGAAGAAATGGGAGTCCTGGGAGGCAGAAACAAGAACACTGGAATATCAGTTTACAAATG ATCCACGGAGGTTCAGGCTCATCCATCAGACATCATTTGGAAAGCAACATCTGAGATATTGGAGTGAGCATCGGATACTTCGTTGGCCG GCTTGTTTTATTCGGCAGTTCTATCCATCCGTCTCCAAAGTGGATTACTTCACTCTTAGACATGGGTTCATTATG GCCCATTTTGCAGAAGGAAGCAACTATGACTTCCAAAAGTATATAAAAAGAGCTTTGGAAAAAGACTTTGGAGTGGTGGTGGGAGGAAG TTTCTGGGTTTGGAGTTTCTCCATGCTTTTTGTGTTCTTCAATGCTCAAG TATTTTACAACTATTTATGGCTACCCTTTATTCCATTGGTG ATGCTGTTGTTGGTTGGAACAAAGCTACAGGGCATTATAACTAAGATGTGCTTAGATAGCCATGATAAAGCTCTCGTTGTTAGAGGAACTTTGCTTGTCAGGCCCAGTGATCACTTCTTCTGGTTTGGAAAACCGGAATTGCTCCTACATCTTATGCACTTTATATTGTTTCAG AACTCTTTTCAACTGGCGTTCTTTATATGGACTTGG TACAAATTTGGATTCAGATCATGCTTCCATGATACAACTGAGGATATCGTCATAAGGCTTGTCATGGGTGTGTTAGTACAACTCCTTTGTGGCTACGTGACACTGCCTCTGTATGCCCTGGTCACGCAg ATGGGGACATCAATGAGGACAATTGTCTTTACTGAGGGGGTCGTTGAAGGTCTGAACAGATGGAGAAGGAAAGCCAAGAAAAACATAGCACGCAGGAACAACCACTCAGCTCGTCCCTCCCTGGATGCTTCACTCGACAATTCACCTTCTTTTAACACTCTGGATACTTCTTTCTCTGTAGACCTCGATCAGCCATCATCAGATGCTGGTTATTTGACTGTTGAAATATCAGATGAAGAGACGGTCGCTACTAAACGGCCAGAACCGCGTCAGAAGTTGGGATCTTTTGAGGGTTTCGACTCCTGCAAAACATCATAA
- the LOC117934526 gene encoding glutaredoxin-C9-like gives MHQALPYRTWVPTTGGGSSAGLSSATIEPSDGPMNPGVGMKDVTCVTKMVSENAVIVFGRRGCCMCHVVMRLLLGLGVNPTVFEVDEEDEAAVVDELSRVIAGEDAKEGRPQFPAVFMGGQLFGGLERVMATHISGELVPILKKAGALWL, from the coding sequence ATGCACCAAGCACTTCCGTACCGGACATGGGTTCCGACCACCGGCGGCGGAAGCTCCGCCGGACTGTCAAGCGCGACAATTGAGCCGAGTGACGGCCCCATGAACCCTGGAGTGGGAATGAAGGATGTGACTTGTGTGACGAAAATGGTGTCAGAGAACGCAGTGATTGTGTTCGGGAGACGTGGGTGTTGCATGTGCCATGTGGTGATGCGGCTGCTGTTGGGTCTGGGTGTGAACCCTACTGTGTTCGAGGTTGACGAGGAGGATGAAGCTGCCGTGGTCGACGAATTGTCGAGAGTGATCGCCGGCGAGGATGCGAAAGAAGGCCGGCCGCAGTTCCCGGCGGTGTTCATGGGAGGGCAGCTGTTTGGAGGGCTGGAGAGAGTGATGGCCACTCACATCTCCGGTGAATTGGTACCCATCTTGAAAAAGGCTGGCGCTCTCTGGCTTTGA
- the LOC117904947 gene encoding homeobox-leucine zipper protein ATHB-52-like, producing MDFFQSQARKHQPKFSKKRLTKDQVRLLETSFDLNNKLDSDRKLQLAQELGIPPRQVAIWYQNKRARWKNQSLELEYNALQLRLDAALGDKRKLEKEVDRLKQELQKAHEVLLSCNVTYSTLTSLSTSCDEDGSSSLLGDSKLGLDKELYACLIGGGDQFPKSDDSHGLFT from the coding sequence ATGGATTTCTTCCAATCCCAAGCCCGAAAACACCAACCCAAATTCAGCAAGAAAAGGCTCACCAAAGACCAGGTAAGACTCCTGGAAACAAGCTTCGACTTGAACAACAAGCTTGATTCCGACCGCAAGCTCCAGCTGGCCCAAGAACTCGGCATCCCACCACGGCAAGTTGCGATTTGGTATCAAAACAAGCGAGCCCGGTGGAAAAATCAGAGCCTTGAGCTCGAGTACAACGCCCTCCAGCTAAGGCTGGACGCTGCATTGGGAGATAAGAGGAAGCTTGAGAAAGAAGTTGATAGGCTGAAGCAAGAGTTGCAAAAGGCCCATGAAGTCTTACTTTCTTGCAACGTAACTTACTCTACTCTTACTTCTCTCTCAACCTCTTGTGATGAAGATGGCAGCTCGAGCTTACTCGGGGACTCCAAACTCGGCCTGGACAAGGAACTCTATGCTTGTTTAATCGGTGGCGGAGATCAGTTTCCAAAGTCTGATGATAGCCATGGTCTCTTCACTTGA